In one Stenotrophomonas maltophilia genomic region, the following are encoded:
- the gltX gene encoding glutamate--tRNA ligase has translation MTCRTRFAPSPTGYLHIGGARTALYCWLEARHRGGEFVLRIEDTDRERSTQGAIDAILEAMEWLGLDYDEGPIYQTHRVARYREVAEQLIADGKAYYAYETREELDAMREAAMARQEKPRYNGAARELGLPYRDDPNRVIRFKNPLQGTVVFDDLIKGRIEIANSELDDMVIFRPDGYPTYNFAVVVDDWDMGITEVIRGDDHINNTPRQINLYEGIGAPVPKFGHMPMILDEQGAKLSKRTGAADVMQYRDAGYLPDALLSYLARLGWSHGDQELFTRQELIDLFDVKDCNSKASRLDMAKLGWVNQHFLKTVEPADIVPHLVYQLQKLGLDVAAGPAPVDVVIALRERVQTLKEMAEKAVVWYQPLNDYDEAAVAKHFKAGAEVALGKARELLAALPEWTAEAVGTALHDTAAALEIGMGKVAQPLRVAITGTQVSPDISHTVYLAGREQALKRIDAAITKVATV, from the coding sequence ATGACCTGCCGCACCCGCTTCGCCCCCAGTCCTACCGGTTATCTGCATATCGGTGGCGCCCGCACCGCGCTGTACTGCTGGCTGGAGGCCCGCCACCGCGGCGGCGAGTTCGTGCTGCGCATCGAGGATACCGACCGTGAACGCAGCACCCAGGGGGCGATCGACGCCATCCTGGAGGCGATGGAGTGGCTGGGCCTGGACTACGACGAAGGTCCGATCTACCAGACCCACCGGGTGGCCCGTTACCGGGAAGTCGCCGAGCAGCTGATTGCCGACGGCAAGGCCTACTACGCCTATGAAACCCGGGAAGAGCTGGACGCGATGCGCGAAGCCGCCATGGCCAGGCAGGAAAAGCCGCGCTACAACGGTGCCGCGCGCGAGCTGGGCCTGCCATACCGGGACGACCCGAACCGCGTCATCCGCTTCAAGAATCCGCTGCAGGGTACGGTGGTGTTCGATGACCTGATCAAGGGCCGGATCGAGATCGCCAACAGCGAACTGGATGACATGGTCATCTTCCGTCCGGACGGCTATCCCACCTACAACTTCGCGGTGGTGGTGGATGACTGGGACATGGGCATCACCGAGGTCATCCGCGGTGACGACCACATCAACAACACGCCGCGCCAGATCAACCTGTACGAAGGCATCGGTGCACCGGTGCCGAAGTTCGGCCACATGCCGATGATCTTGGACGAGCAGGGCGCCAAGCTGTCCAAGCGCACCGGCGCCGCCGACGTGATGCAGTACCGGGATGCCGGCTACCTGCCGGACGCACTGCTGAGCTACCTGGCCCGCCTGGGCTGGTCGCATGGTGACCAGGAACTGTTTACCCGCCAGGAACTGATCGACCTGTTCGATGTGAAGGACTGCAACTCCAAGGCGTCGCGCCTGGACATGGCCAAGCTGGGCTGGGTCAACCAGCACTTCCTGAAGACCGTGGAGCCGGCCGACATCGTGCCGCACCTGGTCTACCAGCTGCAGAAGCTGGGCCTGGACGTGGCGGCGGGCCCGGCACCGGTAGACGTGGTGATCGCCCTGCGTGAACGCGTGCAGACCCTGAAGGAAATGGCCGAGAAGGCCGTGGTCTGGTACCAGCCGCTGAACGACTACGACGAAGCCGCAGTGGCCAAGCACTTCAAGGCCGGGGCCGAGGTCGCCCTGGGCAAGGCCCGTGAACTGCTGGCGGCGCTGCCGGAATGGACGGCCGAAGCGGTCGGCACGGCCCTGCACGACACGGCCGCCGCGCTGGAGATCGGCATGGGCAAGGTCGCCCAGCCGCTGCGCGTGGCCATCACCGGTACCCAGGTCAGCCCTGACATTTCCCACACCGTGTACCTGGCCGGCCGTGAGCAGGCCTTGAAACGCATCGACGCGGCCATTACCAAGGTAGCAACGGTCTGA
- a CDS encoding Fur family transcriptional regulator produces the protein MPAKTATACTAPHHHVHDASDFVAVVERVSRERGLRLTPIRANVLKLIAEAGKPVKAYELLEWVRNGKGVGADAPPTVYRALDFLMANGFVHKLESVNAFVACHHPSSAAHSVPFLICNSCHSAVELEDREIVGQLEKRAKELGFQPQAQTLEVHGLCARCAG, from the coding sequence ATGCCCGCCAAGACTGCCACTGCCTGTACCGCCCCCCACCACCACGTCCATGACGCATCGGATTTCGTGGCGGTGGTCGAGCGTGTCTCGCGCGAACGCGGGCTGCGCCTGACCCCCATCCGCGCCAACGTACTGAAGCTGATCGCCGAAGCCGGCAAGCCGGTCAAGGCCTACGAGCTGCTGGAATGGGTGCGCAACGGCAAGGGTGTGGGTGCCGATGCCCCGCCCACCGTGTACCGCGCGCTGGACTTCCTGATGGCCAATGGCTTCGTGCACAAGCTGGAATCGGTGAATGCCTTCGTGGCCTGCCACCATCCCAGCAGTGCGGCGCATTCGGTGCCGTTCCTGATCTGCAACAGCTGCCACAGCGCGGTGGAGCTGGAAGACCGCGAGATCGTCGGCCAGCTGGAGAAGCGGGCCAAGGAGCTCGGCTTCCAGCCGCAGGCGCAGACGCTGGAAGTGCACGGGCTCTGCGCCCGCTGCGCGGGTTGA
- a CDS encoding DUF4276 family protein, whose translation MTKISAIVEGDGEVVALPIILRKIAQWRRHYNHVDIPQPIRVRRDRFLNKQEEFSRHVGLASKKCGADGWILVVLDADDDCPKELGLKTLARAKLIAPNHYISVVLIKREFEAWFIGSAATLNGHRGLKVSADDLLIDAEIPRDAKGWLGKRMTSGYGERTDQPAFAARMDLESTFQRCRSFRKLCSEWDKFFPDRSQD comes from the coding sequence TTGACCAAGATTTCCGCGATTGTTGAAGGTGACGGGGAGGTGGTCGCTCTCCCCATAATTCTTCGAAAGATCGCCCAGTGGCGGCGGCACTACAATCACGTCGACATCCCGCAGCCAATTAGGGTGCGACGTGATCGTTTTTTAAACAAACAAGAAGAATTCAGTAGACATGTTGGGCTTGCCAGCAAGAAGTGCGGCGCCGACGGATGGATACTGGTAGTACTTGATGCAGATGATGACTGCCCCAAGGAGCTAGGCCTGAAAACCCTGGCGAGGGCAAAGTTGATAGCCCCGAATCATTATATATCTGTCGTGCTGATAAAGAGGGAGTTTGAAGCATGGTTCATTGGATCCGCAGCAACTCTCAATGGCCATCGAGGACTGAAAGTAAGCGCCGATGATCTGCTGATCGATGCAGAAATTCCTCGAGACGCTAAGGGCTGGCTAGGAAAACGGATGACTTCCGGGTATGGGGAACGCACTGACCAACCAGCGTTTGCCGCGCGGATGGATCTTGAATCTACCTTTCAACGATGCAGGTCATTTCGGAAACTGTGTTCTGAATGGGACAAATTTTTCCCTGACAGATCGCAAGACTGA
- a CDS encoding AAA family ATPase: MSPPPFITRVALRNYRSIGQCDVRLGPLVYLVGTNGAGKSNFLDALHLVKDALTTSLDQALNLRGGLSEVRRRSAGHPTHFSIRIDFSIDGFNGHYAFKVGALKNRGFEVQTEELSLRGPGKGPFYRVESGKVVACSEQIVPSLTSDRLALVALSGISSFRPVFDALTCMGFYNLNPKLMRDLQQPQEGKLLKPVGENIASVIGHLQNVNPDAISAIEEYLQTVVPTVHGVNRLQVGPMETLQFKQEVPGVKDPWRFSAQNMSDGTLRALGVLTALFQSNRDFAPTLIGIEEPETALHPGASAALREALHRASRTTQVIVTSHSPDLLDDVSIDDTQILAVVSEAGETRIGGIDGAAREAIREGLFSAGELLKLGQLQPDADDLAAQSKQIKLFDGISN, encoded by the coding sequence ATGAGCCCTCCCCCTTTTATAACGCGGGTTGCACTTCGAAACTATCGGAGCATCGGTCAGTGCGATGTACGGCTAGGCCCGTTGGTTTATCTCGTCGGCACCAACGGGGCTGGAAAGAGCAACTTTCTTGACGCCCTCCACTTAGTAAAGGACGCGCTCACCACCTCGCTCGACCAGGCTTTGAATCTGCGGGGCGGGCTATCTGAGGTGCGACGTAGATCCGCGGGGCACCCCACCCATTTCAGTATCCGAATTGATTTCAGCATTGACGGTTTCAATGGGCACTACGCATTCAAGGTGGGGGCACTGAAGAACCGAGGCTTTGAGGTCCAGACTGAAGAGTTGAGCCTGCGCGGTCCCGGCAAGGGGCCCTTCTATCGCGTTGAAAGCGGAAAGGTAGTTGCCTGCAGTGAGCAGATCGTGCCGTCACTGACAAGCGATCGACTTGCGCTTGTAGCGCTGTCAGGCATTAGCTCTTTCCGACCGGTGTTTGACGCACTTACTTGCATGGGGTTTTACAACCTGAACCCAAAATTGATGCGTGATCTCCAGCAACCTCAGGAAGGAAAGCTTCTCAAGCCTGTCGGAGAGAACATTGCCAGCGTCATCGGCCACCTCCAGAACGTCAATCCCGATGCCATATCCGCGATTGAGGAGTATCTGCAGACTGTCGTTCCGACGGTCCATGGCGTTAATAGGCTCCAAGTCGGCCCCATGGAGACGCTTCAATTTAAACAAGAGGTTCCTGGCGTAAAAGACCCATGGAGATTCTCTGCCCAAAACATGTCCGACGGAACGCTAAGAGCGCTCGGCGTTCTGACCGCGCTATTTCAGTCAAACCGCGACTTCGCCCCAACTCTAATCGGAATTGAAGAGCCAGAAACAGCCCTCCATCCTGGCGCAAGCGCGGCCTTACGCGAAGCTCTTCATCGCGCGTCGCGGACGACACAAGTAATTGTCACAAGCCATAGCCCCGACTTGCTTGACGATGTATCGATCGATGACACGCAAATTCTTGCGGTAGTGTCCGAGGCCGGGGAAACTCGAATTGGCGGAATCGATGGCGCAGCAAGAGAGGCCATCAGAGAAGGGCTATTCTCTGCCGGAGAGTTGTTAAAGTTGGGACAACTTCAACCAGATGCAGACGACCTTGCCGCCCAATCCAAGCAGATCAAGTTGTTCGATGGAATATCAAATTGA
- a CDS encoding HlyD family secretion protein, producing MPPVPPRPDDADNVTPPPPTDAAPAPTPAEPAVAPKYLRPSARSVAVMVVVALLGIALILRAWHLWPFASSVMVTDNAYVRGQITVMAPQVNGYVTEVLVKDFQHVKKGEPLLRIDDRIYAQRVAQAQATLDSARAALANSDQSQAQNRAQIAAAQATLSAGKAELERSRNELKRYEQLAAQRLVSINDRDRFRTTQASAQASVQQSQAQIRIAEETLVSTQVARKSLEAQVESAQAQLELARIDLANTVIHAPRDGQISEASVRTGQYVAAGSQLLFLVPDALWVVANYKEGQTWQMRIGQPATFAVDAFQGQVLRGHVEQIAPATGSEFSVLRPDNASGNFTKVVQRLPIRISIDPGQELAARLRPGMSVIARVDTAAEPAPAR from the coding sequence ATGCCTCCCGTCCCGCCCCGTCCCGACGATGCCGACAACGTGACCCCACCGCCGCCAACCGATGCGGCACCTGCGCCCACGCCGGCTGAGCCGGCGGTCGCGCCGAAGTACCTCAGACCCAGTGCGCGCAGCGTGGCCGTGATGGTGGTGGTGGCCCTGCTGGGCATCGCACTGATCCTGCGCGCGTGGCACCTGTGGCCGTTTGCCAGCAGCGTGATGGTCACCGACAACGCCTACGTGCGCGGGCAGATCACGGTGATGGCACCCCAGGTCAATGGCTATGTGACCGAGGTGCTGGTGAAGGACTTCCAGCACGTGAAGAAGGGCGAACCCCTGCTGCGCATCGATGACCGCATCTATGCGCAGCGCGTGGCGCAGGCACAGGCCACGCTGGACAGCGCGCGCGCGGCGTTGGCCAACTCCGATCAGTCGCAGGCGCAGAACCGCGCGCAGATCGCTGCGGCCCAGGCCACCCTGTCCGCCGGCAAGGCCGAGCTTGAGCGCTCCCGCAACGAGCTGAAACGGTACGAGCAGCTCGCCGCACAACGCCTGGTATCGATCAATGACCGCGACCGGTTCCGCACGACGCAAGCGTCAGCGCAGGCCAGCGTGCAGCAGTCACAGGCGCAGATCCGCATCGCCGAGGAAACGCTGGTCTCCACCCAGGTGGCGCGCAAGAGCCTGGAGGCACAGGTGGAAAGCGCACAGGCGCAGCTGGAACTGGCACGCATCGACCTGGCCAATACCGTGATCCATGCGCCGCGCGACGGGCAGATCAGCGAGGCCAGCGTGCGGACCGGCCAGTACGTGGCCGCCGGCTCGCAGCTGCTGTTCCTGGTGCCCGACGCGCTGTGGGTGGTCGCCAACTACAAGGAGGGCCAGACCTGGCAGATGCGCATCGGCCAACCTGCGACCTTCGCCGTGGACGCGTTCCAGGGCCAGGTGCTGCGCGGCCATGTGGAGCAGATCGCCCCCGCCACCGGCTCGGAATTCAGCGTCCTGCGTCCGGACAATGCCAGCGGCAACTTCACCAAGGTGGTGCAGCGGCTACCAATCCGGATCTCGATCGATCCGGGGCAGGAGCTGGCCGCGCGACTGCGTCCCGGCATGTCGGTGATCGCACGGGTGGATACGGCGGCCGAGCCTGCGCCGGCCCGGTAG